The Ipomoea triloba cultivar NCNSP0323 chromosome 13, ASM357664v1 genomic interval actttttttctAATTGACtagttgtatatttttattatttcaatattaatttaattcttttaattcaCTTTTGATCTTTTTAATAGTTTCTTGtaaattttaaacttatttttatatttaacagAACTTTTTATACAATTTCTTAACTTATTAGTTAAATCACATACATTTTAATTACTTGTTTAATTTGCTCTTGTATGATAGTCTGCAAACCATAAAGAAGATGTAAATTGTCATGTGTGATAGGCTATTTAGCTCGACCAACCTCAAAGAAGAGGTAAATTGTCCTATGCGACGGACTCGACTGAGAGGTTACGTTGCTAGCAGGAATCGAATTCATGACTTTCtaatacaaaaatcatgttcCATTCACTCGGTCACCTCTTTGGAACATGGGAGTATTATTTTGAGTGACAATCAAAATGAGTTAATATCATAGTACAGTTGATATGTACTTTAGGACCCCTCCCAAAAGGGAAAGTTGCCTAATTTCAATTCGGTTGCATGGCCAATATAATGGATAAGAAGGAGGATTATTCTTGCAAGCAAATCTAAGCTCCATTTtcttattcaattatttatacaattttttatattatttaatgtgatttttatctaattaattcgTAATGGAAtaattaaatcataaataataaaatttcatacATTGTAATAGATCAACATGCAAAGCTTCATAATCTAGATGACTAGTACagtttagggtttagaattCAGTCTATATGCTTAGCTTGTACTCTCAAATCTGAAtacattatattgatttcacaataaatatttacataaccttaaaaaaaaatcatcaaaccaagaaaatcaaCATCTTCTTATCATGTAAGTACAAGAAAACATAGACATCAACTAAATATTTACACACAATATATCCTTAAATTCATCAAACCAAAAAAAGCTAAGAAACTAACTTCGATCTTATCATGCTAGTGTACAAGAAAATCTAGCCATCATCGATTTGCAAAACCTTTCGACGCATGCAAAACTTCAAACTAAAAAATTGTCATGTGCTAACACTGAAAAAGGTGTGGGAAAAATTCTTAAAGATTGAACTTAACCCTAGTACCCTAGAATCACGGCCTGCATGTGTATATTTCCTAAAGTGCTTGTACATAGGTGTCCGAAAGTTATTAACCCTTCTTTGAACTAATCAACTAGCTAGTTGAGTTGTGTTTCGAAAAGGGTACGTGCAAGGGTAAAATTCTTTGCTAGTTTGGTGGTGTGGAGTCCACAACAGCGTTGTGCCTATTGGAAGGACCAGAAGGAGGGGCTATAGTCCCTTTAGGCAGAGAATTCAGCCACAAACCCTTCCTTAACTTGTGCTTATTTACATGATATTCCTCCATCAACGCTCCTCCCGGCCTAGCAGCCATGCTTGAACCAAAATGAGTTGAAATGAGAAGAAAGACGAAAATAATGCAACACAAAAAACGTAGGGTTTtgtaagaagaagaagaagaagaagccatgAAATTGGTTTCTTCTTAGGCTTTTGGTTATAAGATGAGGtggtaatataataatgaattattgAACATGAAGAAAAAGGGGGTTTTGgggtttatttatatatgtatgtgtgtgtgtggacaCTGACACACACAAGAATATAATATCATTGAGCACTGTGGGTAAGTATGGGTAAGTATAGAGTTCGGCAAAAAAGATTGAGCTGAGGGTGATGGAGAGAGGAGTTGGatgaaaaaaaatgcaatgtcCCGCTTTCTGTAATAGTCTGCATGCAAACCACACAAAATAGGTAAATCGTATTAATAGGATCATGTTAAGAGATTCAATCAAGGTGTTGGCAAAAATCGAACTTGTAAtgtttaagtataaaaattctACACACTCGGTCACCCATTGTGGGGCAAAAAAAGTGTAttcataattcaaaataaaaattactataaataaatttaatagaaGAGTCATGATATGTTGTTGGTGACCCTGGGCAGGTTATAATTTGCAAAATTTTCAAGAATCTGGTGGAGAAATTTTGGTTGCATTTTCCTTGCACGTATGCTACAATGTATGTGTCATTTATTagaaaatttattcaattttgttGAAAACTTTGGTGTTTATGGATTGCAAGTATTTCGTTCCTCGACGTTATGCCACATGTTactgtataatatataaacaattgcTATTTGTATTAATAAATAGACAAAATGAGTAACGCATACTATACTGTAAAAAACAACCACTGTTTACACTTTCTTATAGCATGCAAGTGCGAATTTTTCTCCTCACAAAAAAATACAATGTCCTCCCAGGTTTAACATATTTACTCGTTGCCTAACTTGATGTCAAGACTGAAGACGATAGTGTGGGATCCGAATCTCAACTCACTGGAAACATGAATGAGATAAAGGTCCAGGATGATAGAGTGTGTGGATTGGATCCTTTATGTGCGCATGAATACTAGAGTCTGACCGGTGGGTTGATTGCGCGACTCGCGATTTACCTTTGAAGTGGCTCTAGGGGCAGGATATATATGTCCGGGATCAGGTGCGAACTGAAGGAATGCACCACAACTCCTCCAGGTCTGTGTGCACTCGTGTAATAGCTAGGTGTGATGTAGTCCTTCAGTAGTTCGCAGGTTCGGGAATGACAGTTCGCACTTGATCTTGATTCTATATGTGTATCTTTTAAAAGAGATGGTCGAGTGAATACAGTGAAAGATAACTCATGTACCTAACTCATGATTTTGATTCTAGCCCTTTTCAATCAAGCTTATTGTACAAGAGAAGATATGCATGAacttattatcatattttatgaCGTTGAACTCAATTCTCCAAACTTCAGAGTAGTTagccaaataaaataaaaatttggcaTATAAAATGTCACTTGGAATGCAGGCAAGCATGCATATTGTCCAAAGTCAACTCTTCATATGGAAAGAGGATCGGAATACTAGCTAGCAGCCGTAGCCGTCCTATTTTAATCCGCTAGCTGTTGACTGAGAAAATGGCGATTTGACAGAATAGACAAACATATATTTATCGACGATCATATCATTGTTAATTAGGTATAACTAATAATAGCTTCACTTGCTTCTGCAAATGGCAACTAGCATAGTCGTCCACGGAACTTTTGAGGAATTAATTAATGCAATGAATTATGccattagtctttttttttttttttttgaaaagagcCATTAGCCTTTACTCTTTAGTCATAACACTATGCTAGAAAAGGTAGGCATTATTGGCCGGACACGACCATTGGTTTTCACGACTTTCACAATACTAAACTCTTTCATTGTACCACTTTTTCCATGTTCCTTGTTTGAATTgtaattgaaatatattttctttatttggtttagtttgCTTCTACTTATAGTACCCACACACCTTACAAAGTTACAATGCACTAGAGTGTAATCACACCTTGTGACTTTAACAATCAAATGGTCACAAGAAATAAACCAATCTAAAGTTgtccataattaactaataacttTTTAGCTATCGAGACAACTTGATTGAGGTTGTGGGGTTACACTGTATTATTTGTGAGGACATAAAACACTTTGGTTGAACTTATTTGCAGGTAGCAACGAGAACTTTTCTTGGTGGGAGAGAGGGTCTTCTTCCATGGAAGAGAGCCATGTTATCAAGGAAGAGAACATCTCCTTTCTCCCACTTGAACTGAATGCTTTCATCTTCAATGATCTCTCCACATCTCTTTACAACCCCAGCGTCTATCTCACTCCCGTCCGCCATTGTTGCAGAGCTGATTTCCTTCCCGTGCATCCCCACCAGCGTGTTGAACCACATCCGCCGCCCTTTTCTCCCCTCGAACACCCTCGTCAGTTTCCGAGGTCCCAAGATCGTCTTCATCCCATTATTCGGCAGCCACTCCACCTCCATTCCCAGCCCATTTGCCCTGCAAATTAGGGTTTTATCTGTCAGTGTCgatttagacttttagttgagacagaacATGTGGTCGGGATTGGGAAATTTACCGCTTTTCGGCTTCTACGGGATCTGAGGTTCCAAAAGCGTCTTCCCATCCTCGACCTCTCATTGAACCAACATCACTTTTGCTGGGAGCAGAGAATGTATATTTGAGTCCCTTTTTCTCCATTTCCTCCACAGCTTCTGGAAACTCCTCCACCATCCTCTCTGTGATCTTAAAGCTCGGAACAAAGGGCGTCTCCCCGCCTTCCGGCGGGGGCACTTCACAGAACAATATCACTTTCTTTGGGCTTTCCTTGAACTGCATGCATGCAACAAATTAAATGGCACTAAAAACTTACCCTCTTAAATTAATGGGCTTTAACACACTAATACAGCCACGTCGCCCAATGGGCAGCTCAATTGGTTACAAgtgaagtttggaaagaaagatCAGGATCCAAAAATGATGGACTTCTTGTACATAATAAGTAAATGTCTGGCCTATGTATTTATTTGAGTTATCGTGATTTATATCCTTCAAATTCTCTGTCTGGCCTTGGGCATGGTGCCCTTAGGGCTGgggattcaactttttgggaagaaagtatacCACCACATACCTACTAtgtagggcaaattataccattgaTCAAAGTCTACTTTGAAAGGTGAACCTAGTTCAAAATAACATACAAATCATGTGTCTACATAATGAATCAAGATCTATAATACAAGAAAGACcctgattcatggtataataattgcacttttagtaTGAATAGGTAAATCACAGTGACTAAGCAACCATTAAGAGAGAGAACTCGTGTTTGGTGTCCATAAAGAGCCCCTACAATAAGATGAGTTGTCTGCAGAACTCAATTCTGTATCTTTACTAAAACAAAATCTGTAAACCAAGAACCAATGGAGCTATTCGTGTAGGGATAGTATATTAATAGTGATGC includes:
- the LOC116003166 gene encoding clavaminate synthase-like protein At3g21360, with protein sequence MEFSCQDFKVGKCGGQKVVDGESMPLVLNPAEPCENRVDSLLESLEKNKEWFEKMIIKNSAVLLRGFNVENAKEFNDIIEVLGWEDIRYVGPAPRTHVYKRVWTANEGPLSEFIYYHHEMVLFKESPKKVILFCEVPPPEGGETPFVPSFKITERMVEEFPEAVEEMEKKGLKYTFSAPSKSDVGSMRGRGWEDAFGTSDPVEAEKRANGLGMEVEWLPNNGMKTILGPRKLTRVFEGRKGRRMWFNTLVGMHGKEISSATMADGSEIDAGVVKRCGEIIEDESIQFKWEKGDVLFLDNMALFHGRRPSLPPRKVLVATCK